In one window of Tenacibaculum mesophilum DNA:
- a CDS encoding Rne/Rng family ribonuclease, which translates to MKTELIIRSNSSDIDFALLRDGKLIELNKETSDHNFSVGDIFLAKIGKVMTGLNAAFVNVGYPKDGFLHYHDLGPQVQSLNKFIKKVSTGNYKEFTLKNFRFEEDINKDGSINDVLKSGQNLLVQIVKEPISTKGPRISSELSIAGRFLVLVPFSNRISVSQKIADPKEKERLKKLAKSIRPKGFGLILRTVAEGKKVAELDKDLQNSLDRWKTMCKRIANNNTPTKILSELNRASSILRDVMNDSFTSIVTNDETLKVEIKEYLQEIYPEKENIVRHHRSDVPIFEKYGIERQIKTSFGKTVSMSKGAYLVIEHTEALHVIDVNSGNRSNKSLNQEETALEVNLIAASEIARQLQLRDMGGIIVVDFIDMKSAENRQKLYQHLKDAMSLDRTKHKILPPSKFGLVQITRQRVRPELEIKTREPNPNKNGEVEAPIVLLDKIESELERILNSGKKYKEITLNVHPFIAAYLTKGVNSIRFKWFIQHKKWIKILPRDAYQYLQYKFYLKKNKKSK; encoded by the coding sequence ATGAAAACAGAATTAATAATTCGTTCCAATTCTTCTGATATTGATTTCGCCTTACTTAGAGATGGTAAACTTATTGAGTTAAACAAAGAAACGAGCGATCATAATTTTTCAGTCGGTGATATTTTCCTTGCTAAAATAGGAAAGGTAATGACTGGTTTAAATGCCGCTTTTGTAAATGTTGGTTATCCTAAAGATGGTTTTTTACACTATCACGATTTAGGTCCACAAGTACAATCTTTAAATAAATTCATTAAAAAAGTAAGCACAGGTAATTACAAAGAATTCACTTTAAAAAACTTTCGTTTTGAAGAAGATATCAATAAAGACGGAAGTATTAACGATGTACTAAAATCAGGTCAAAATTTATTAGTACAAATTGTAAAAGAACCAATATCTACCAAAGGTCCGCGTATTAGTTCGGAACTTTCTATTGCAGGTAGGTTTTTAGTTTTAGTTCCTTTTTCTAACCGCATATCGGTATCACAGAAAATAGCAGATCCGAAAGAAAAGGAACGTTTAAAAAAATTAGCAAAAAGTATCAGACCAAAAGGGTTTGGACTTATTTTACGTACTGTTGCCGAAGGTAAAAAGGTAGCAGAACTTGACAAAGATTTACAAAACTCACTTGATAGATGGAAAACTATGTGCAAACGCATAGCTAATAATAATACTCCTACAAAAATATTAAGTGAATTAAACAGAGCATCTTCTATTTTAAGAGATGTTATGAACGATTCTTTTACAAGTATTGTAACCAACGATGAAACCTTAAAAGTTGAAATTAAAGAGTACTTACAAGAAATATATCCTGAAAAGGAAAATATTGTAAGACATCATCGTTCTGATGTTCCTATTTTTGAAAAATATGGCATTGAACGACAAATTAAAACATCGTTTGGAAAAACAGTTTCAATGAGTAAAGGAGCTTATTTAGTTATTGAGCATACAGAAGCTTTACATGTTATAGATGTGAATAGTGGTAATCGCTCTAACAAATCCTTAAACCAAGAAGAAACTGCTTTAGAAGTCAATTTAATTGCTGCCAGTGAAATAGCTCGTCAATTACAATTACGAGACATGGGTGGAATTATTGTTGTTGACTTTATTGATATGAAGTCTGCAGAAAATAGACAAAAACTATATCAACATTTAAAAGATGCAATGTCTTTAGACCGTACTAAACATAAAATTTTACCTCCAAGTAAGTTTGGCTTAGTACAAATTACAAGACAACGTGTACGACCTGAATTAGAAATAAAAACACGTGAACCAAACCCTAATAAAAACGGAGAAGTTGAAGCTCCTATTGTTTTATTAGATAAAATAGAATCAGAATTAGAACGTATACTTAATAGCGGCAAAAAATATAAAGAAATCACATTAAATGTGCATCCGTTTATAGCTGCCTATTTAACAAAAGGCGTTAATTCAATTCGTTTTAAGTGGTTTATTCAACACAAAAAGTGGATTAAAATATTACCTCGAGATGCTTACCAATACTTACAGTATAAGTTTTATTTGAAAAAAAACAAAAAAAGTAAGTAA
- the uvrC gene encoding excinuclease ABC subunit UvrC — protein sequence MPTSLELQVQTLPNSPGVYQYFDKDDTIIYVGKAKNLKKRVSSYFTKNHENGKTRVLVKKIVRIEHVVVDTETDALLLENNLIKKYKPRYNVLLKDDKTYPWICIKKERFPRIFSTRRVVKDGSEYFGPYTNVRTVYALLDLIKELYPLRTCNYDLSQEKIDADKYKVCLEYHLGNCKGPCEAYQSEEDYLEDIRAIRNIIKGNFKESLQQFEKIMFDLAADMRFEEAQKIKEKLASLQNYQAKSTIVNPSINNVDVFSIISDESHGYANFFKIMNGSIVQSYTTEIKKKLEETDKDLLELFIIETRQRFNSLSREIFVPFKVNVGKDIKVTIPKLGDKKRIVELSERNAKFYRQEQFKQIKIVDPDRHVKRIMAQMQKDLRLRKEPRHIECFDNSNIQGTNPVAACVVFKDGKPSKKDYRHFNIKTVEGPDDFASMEEVVYRRYKRLLDENQPLPQLIVIDGGKGQLSSALKSLDALGLRGKIAIIGIAKRLEEIFYPGDPIPLYLDKKSETLKIIQYLRNEAHRFGITFHRNKRSKSAIQSELEQIPDVGKQTITNLLRKFKSAKRVKSATFEELKEVVGNARAQKIYKHYHKKGK from the coding sequence ATGCCAACATCACTCGAACTTCAAGTACAAACACTACCGAACTCACCAGGAGTTTATCAATATTTTGATAAAGATGATACAATTATTTATGTTGGAAAAGCGAAGAATTTAAAGAAACGAGTTTCATCGTACTTTACTAAAAATCATGAGAATGGTAAAACACGAGTTCTAGTAAAAAAAATTGTTAGAATAGAGCATGTGGTGGTTGATACTGAAACAGATGCGCTACTTCTTGAAAATAATCTTATAAAGAAGTATAAACCTAGATACAATGTTTTGTTAAAAGATGATAAAACATATCCGTGGATTTGTATAAAGAAAGAGCGATTTCCTCGTATATTTTCTACAAGAAGAGTTGTTAAAGATGGATCGGAGTATTTTGGACCTTATACTAATGTACGAACTGTATATGCATTGTTAGACTTGATTAAAGAACTATATCCGCTACGCACTTGTAATTATGATTTAAGTCAAGAAAAGATTGATGCTGATAAGTATAAAGTTTGTTTAGAATATCATTTAGGTAATTGTAAAGGCCCTTGTGAAGCATACCAAAGTGAAGAGGATTATTTAGAGGACATTAGAGCAATTCGAAATATCATAAAAGGAAATTTTAAAGAAAGTTTACAGCAGTTTGAAAAAATAATGTTTGATTTAGCTGCAGATATGCGATTTGAAGAAGCACAAAAAATCAAAGAAAAGTTAGCTTCTTTACAAAACTATCAAGCTAAATCAACTATAGTAAATCCATCAATTAATAATGTAGATGTGTTTTCTATTATTTCTGACGAGTCGCATGGATATGCAAACTTTTTCAAGATAATGAACGGTTCAATTGTACAATCCTATACCACAGAAATTAAGAAAAAACTAGAAGAGACAGATAAAGATCTTTTAGAGTTGTTTATTATTGAAACTCGTCAACGATTTAACTCGTTATCAAGAGAAATTTTTGTTCCTTTTAAAGTAAATGTTGGTAAAGATATTAAAGTAACCATACCTAAATTAGGAGACAAAAAGCGTATTGTTGAATTGTCTGAACGTAATGCAAAGTTTTATCGTCAAGAACAGTTTAAGCAAATAAAGATTGTAGACCCTGATCGTCATGTAAAAAGAATCATGGCACAAATGCAAAAAGATTTAAGACTAAGAAAAGAACCACGTCATATTGAATGTTTTGATAACTCAAACATACAAGGAACAAACCCTGTTGCTGCGTGTGTGGTTTTTAAAGATGGAAAACCGAGTAAAAAAGACTATCGTCATTTTAATATTAAAACAGTTGAAGGCCCTGATGATTTTGCTTCTATGGAAGAAGTCGTATATCGAAGATATAAACGATTATTAGATGAAAATCAACCACTACCACAGTTAATAGTGATTGATGGAGGTAAAGGACAGTTATCTTCAGCCTTAAAGAGTTTAGATGCTTTAGGTTTAAGGGGTAAAATAGCTATAATTGGTATTGCAAAAAGATTAGAAGAAATTTTTTACCCTGGAGACCCTATTCCGCTATATCTAGATAAAAAATCAGAAACACTTAAAATAATTCAGTACCTACGTAACGAAGCTCACCGTTTTGGAATTACTTTCCATAGAAACAAAAGAAGTAAAAGTGCTATACAATCAGAATTAGAGCAAATTCCAGATGTAGGAAAGCAAACTATTACAAACTTACTACGTAAGTTTAAATCAGCTAAAAGAGTAAAATCAGCTACTTTTGAAGAATTAAAAGAAGTGGTTGGGAATGCTAGGGCTCAAAAAATATACAAACACTATCATAAAAAAGGGAAATGA
- a CDS encoding HU family DNA-binding protein: protein MTKADIVSKISDKSGIEKADVLATVEAFMEEVKDALENGDNVYLRGFGSFIIKTRAEKTGRNISKNTTIKIPAHNIPAFKPSKVFTEGVKTKVAVK from the coding sequence ATGACAAAAGCAGATATCGTATCTAAGATTTCAGATAAGAGCGGAATTGAAAAAGCAGATGTTTTAGCCACTGTTGAAGCATTTATGGAAGAGGTAAAAGATGCATTAGAGAATGGTGACAATGTATATTTAAGAGGTTTTGGTAGCTTCATTATTAAAACTAGAGCAGAAAAAACTGGTAGAAACATTTCTAAAAATACAACTATCAAAATTCCTGCACACAACATACCTGCTTTTAAGCCTTCTAAAGTATTTACCGAAGGGGTAAAAACAAAAGTAGCTGTAAAATAA
- a CDS encoding patatin-like phospholipase family protein produces the protein MKKLLILLLLPTFMLAQNQPKVGLVLSGGGAKGIAHIGILKELEKAGVQIDYIGGTSMGSIVGGLYASGYTAKQIEEAVLETNFIDLLQDKVSRRQKPFFNKEHGEKYAVSLPIKKGSLGLPLGLSKGQNVLNFLTELLAPVDDITDFSKLPIPFYCIGTNIETGEEEVLENGSLPLALRASAAFPSLLNPVDIDNKLLVDGGVVNNFPVDVMKKKGVDIIIGVSVQGELLKREELTSVASLLMQIINFQMYQKSDQQVKLLDVYIKPNVIDYSVISFDAKKEILEEGEKTAKMYRVVFDSIAKMQTKKNRRLKISPKRKRFLVDRIIIKGNKNYTNNYILGKLQLREGDSVSYKEISKKINTLTASKNFKRIDYHFEKSFQGKKLEITVKEEKIQSFLRLGLHYDLLYKSAVLLNYNHKKLLFQNDELSLDVGVGDKIRYNLEYFIDNGLSPSYGIRTRYNTFNSDFLYNKGIINGKYRDFSTSLYLQTTFDKKFAIGVGTEHKNINARTKNISTEGKEDFFDKSNYINTFAFLKLDTYNKEMFPTKGFYADIGFKWFIWSDRDNRLDELIQGSEPFHQFSQLGGTLGFATTFYDKLTFQYTSQAGYTLGKKSFEIFDYRLGGYNQNYINNFIPMYGYDTGGLNNQSYLRSEFNLRYEVYKKHYAMFIANYARVEEDIFEDGDLFKNTKSGYAIGYSVETFLGPIELKYTWSPDHSDHYWLFNLGFWF, from the coding sequence ATGAAAAAGTTATTAATTTTATTACTGCTGCCAACATTTATGTTGGCGCAAAACCAACCTAAAGTAGGACTGGTATTAAGTGGTGGAGGTGCAAAAGGGATTGCGCACATAGGGATTTTAAAAGAGCTTGAAAAAGCAGGTGTACAAATAGATTATATAGGTGGTACAAGTATGGGGTCTATAGTAGGAGGCTTATATGCTTCTGGTTATACAGCCAAACAAATAGAAGAGGCTGTCTTAGAAACTAATTTTATAGATTTATTACAAGATAAAGTTTCTAGAAGACAAAAGCCTTTTTTTAATAAAGAACATGGAGAAAAATATGCTGTTTCGTTACCTATAAAAAAAGGAAGTTTAGGCTTGCCTTTGGGTTTGTCAAAAGGGCAAAACGTGTTGAATTTTTTAACAGAGTTATTAGCGCCAGTTGATGATATTACAGATTTTTCTAAACTACCAATACCTTTTTATTGTATAGGAACAAATATAGAAACAGGTGAAGAAGAAGTGTTAGAGAATGGCTCATTACCGTTGGCTTTAAGAGCAAGTGCTGCTTTTCCTTCGTTGTTAAATCCAGTAGATATAGACAATAAATTATTGGTTGATGGCGGTGTAGTTAATAACTTTCCTGTTGATGTAATGAAAAAGAAAGGTGTTGATATAATTATTGGAGTTAGTGTACAAGGAGAATTATTGAAAAGAGAAGAATTAACTTCTGTGGCCTCTCTGTTAATGCAAATAATTAATTTTCAAATGTATCAGAAATCAGACCAACAGGTTAAATTGTTAGATGTTTACATAAAACCAAATGTAATTGACTACAGTGTTATTTCGTTTGATGCTAAGAAAGAAATTTTAGAAGAAGGAGAAAAAACAGCTAAAATGTATAGAGTGGTTTTTGATAGTATTGCTAAGATGCAAACCAAAAAGAATAGAAGACTAAAAATATCACCAAAAAGAAAAAGGTTTTTAGTTGATAGAATTATTATAAAGGGTAATAAAAACTATACTAATAATTATATTTTAGGAAAGCTACAGCTACGTGAAGGAGATAGTGTGTCTTACAAAGAAATTTCTAAAAAAATAAACACATTAACAGCTTCAAAAAACTTTAAAAGAATAGATTATCATTTTGAAAAATCTTTTCAAGGAAAAAAATTAGAGATAACTGTAAAGGAAGAAAAAATACAATCTTTTTTAAGACTAGGTTTACATTATGATTTACTATACAAATCAGCAGTACTACTTAATTATAATCATAAAAAGCTGCTTTTCCAGAATGATGAACTTTCATTAGATGTAGGAGTTGGTGATAAAATAAGGTATAATTTAGAGTATTTCATTGATAATGGGTTATCTCCAAGTTATGGAATAAGAACAAGGTATAATACTTTTAATAGTGATTTTTTATATAATAAAGGGATTATAAATGGAAAGTATAGAGATTTTTCAACCTCTTTATATTTGCAAACAACATTTGATAAAAAGTTTGCAATAGGTGTAGGAACAGAACATAAAAACATTAATGCAAGAACAAAAAACATTTCTACTGAAGGAAAAGAAGATTTTTTTGATAAAAGCAATTATATAAACACTTTCGCTTTTTTAAAATTAGACACCTATAACAAAGAGATGTTTCCAACAAAAGGGTTTTATGCAGATATAGGTTTTAAGTGGTTTATATGGTCTGATAGAGATAATAGACTGGATGAATTAATACAAGGTAGTGAACCTTTCCATCAGTTTTCACAATTGGGTGGTACGTTGGGGTTTGCAACTACTTTTTATGATAAATTGACATTTCAATATACTTCACAAGCAGGATATACACTCGGAAAAAAATCGTTTGAAATATTTGACTATCGTTTGGGCGGATATAATCAAAATTATATTAATAATTTTATTCCAATGTATGGATACGATACAGGTGGGCTAAACAATCAGTCTTATTTAAGATCTGAATTTAACTTACGCTATGAGGTTTATAAAAAACATTATGCAATGTTTATAGCAAATTATGCTCGTGTTGAAGAAGATATATTTGAGGATGGAGATTTGTTTAAAAACACCAAATCAGGATATGCTATAGGGTACAGTGTAGAAACATTTTTAGGTCCTATAGAATTAAAATACACATGGTCTCCTGATCATTCAGATCATTATTGGTTGTTTAATTTAGGTTTTTGGTTCTAA
- a CDS encoding DUF4302 domain-containing protein, which produces MIKKHITKIRVLLALFTLSLFITSCNENKEEELFNQSPTERMNQREKELRDLLLSSEHGWKTVYFTDNNNLGGYTFLFDFLDESRVRTIGNFNNNISPVESEYTIGLNTTTTLIFTTKSELHELSDSGNSAPLPNFGGSGYKGDFNFMYYGVENDEIVFRTSRDFIEVRFKKATAEDWTDFQKYQDMKDFLNSSSGHLAYENNGTVHNFSYIGNDEIRFATNLEGNSSLNFGVGFTSSGIEISPAIDVNGTKYSEFTLNETENKYTSADGSFSISIVSSPIDMTVTWTTAARPAFSNQEFIDTFNTVKPIHDSLFPSFPLNDIYLLGEGEITFLIGSTSGVHGMSFSGVLGNKDLLAIGKLAPGRNWSLLPHLNPLVDLLVNKSPYKVQLINPDTAILTSDGDPNFVFTIVK; this is translated from the coding sequence ATGATAAAAAAACATATAACTAAAATACGTGTGCTTTTGGCTTTATTTACTCTATCTCTTTTTATTACATCTTGTAATGAAAATAAAGAAGAGGAGTTATTTAATCAATCGCCAACCGAACGTATGAATCAAAGAGAGAAAGAATTAAGAGATTTACTTCTTTCTTCAGAACACGGATGGAAAACAGTATACTTTACTGATAATAATAACCTAGGAGGATATACTTTCTTATTTGATTTTTTAGATGAATCTAGAGTTAGAACAATAGGTAACTTTAATAATAATATTTCACCAGTTGAAAGTGAATATACCATAGGTTTAAACACTACAACAACTTTAATTTTCACAACAAAAAGTGAACTTCATGAATTATCAGATTCTGGTAACTCAGCTCCATTGCCTAATTTTGGTGGTAGTGGATATAAAGGTGATTTTAACTTTATGTACTACGGTGTTGAAAACGATGAAATTGTTTTTAGAACTTCTAGAGATTTTATTGAGGTGAGATTTAAAAAAGCTACAGCAGAAGATTGGACAGATTTTCAAAAGTACCAAGACATGAAAGATTTCCTTAATAGTTCTTCTGGTCATTTAGCTTATGAAAATAATGGAACTGTTCACAATTTTTCTTATATCGGAAACGATGAAATAAGGTTTGCTACAAACCTTGAAGGTAATTCTTCGTTGAACTTCGGAGTAGGCTTCACGTCTAGTGGCATCGAAATTTCACCGGCGATTGATGTTAACGGAACAAAATATTCTGAGTTTACATTAAATGAAACGGAAAATAAATACACTTCGGCTGATGGAAGCTTTTCTATTTCTATAGTGTCTAGTCCTATCGACATGACTGTTACTTGGACTACAGCTGCTAGACCTGCATTTAGTAATCAAGAATTTATTGATACTTTTAACACAGTAAAACCTATCCACGACTCGTTATTTCCATCTTTCCCTTTAAATGACATATATCTTCTTGGTGAAGGTGAGATTACATTTTTAATAGGCTCTACTTCTGGTGTACATGGCATGTCTTTTTCTGGTGTCTTAGGCAATAAAGATTTATTAGCTATAGGTAAATTAGCCCCTGGTAGAAACTGGAGTTTACTACCACATTTAAATCCTCTAGTTGATTTATTAGTGAATAAATCTCCTTATAAAGTGCAGTTAATAAACCCTGATACTGCCATTTTAACAAGTGATGGCGACCCTAACTTTGTGTTTACAATAGTTAAATAA
- a CDS encoding substrate import-associated zinc metallohydrolase lipoprotein encodes MKKINKLLLGIGVLGLICSSCTTKEEDLGSSNINISTPVLNETDKWLRDNYTTPYNIEVSYKWGPGKVDLNRYLHPPKIENVRPAMEAIKAVWVEPYSQLGGENFIKNIAPREILLVGGQNINPGGATSVLGLAESGMRIVFFEVDNQDYKNKDQLIQFIGTIQHEYIHILNQRIPFDEIAYRNITPSDYTGQWFEISDAEARELGFISAYARANEHEDFAEMINAMLSSNKADYDAKVNGITSTKAKEDIRKKEAIVVKYYKDNFNIDLYELQELVAKNVDEFTK; translated from the coding sequence ATGAAAAAAATAAACAAATTATTATTAGGTATTGGCGTGCTGGGATTAATTTGCTCATCATGCACAACAAAGGAGGAAGATTTAGGTTCAAGTAATATAAATATCTCTACACCTGTACTGAATGAAACCGACAAGTGGTTACGAGATAATTATACTACACCCTATAACATAGAGGTTTCTTACAAATGGGGACCAGGGAAAGTTGATTTAAACAGATATTTACACCCACCTAAGATAGAGAATGTTAGACCTGCAATGGAGGCTATTAAAGCAGTTTGGGTTGAACCTTACTCACAATTAGGAGGTGAAAACTTTATTAAAAATATAGCACCTAGAGAAATTCTTTTAGTGGGTGGACAAAACATAAACCCAGGTGGAGCAACTTCTGTTTTAGGTTTAGCCGAAAGTGGAATGCGAATCGTGTTTTTTGAAGTAGATAATCAAGACTATAAAAACAAAGATCAATTAATACAATTCATTGGAACAATTCAACATGAATATATACATATTTTAAACCAAAGAATTCCCTTTGATGAAATAGCTTATAGAAACATTACTCCGTCTGATTACACAGGGCAATGGTTCGAGATATCTGATGCTGAGGCTAGAGAATTAGGGTTTATTTCTGCTTATGCAAGAGCAAACGAACATGAAGATTTTGCTGAAATGATAAACGCTATGCTATCTTCAAACAAAGCAGATTATGATGCAAAAGTAAACGGTATTACAAGCACTAAAGCAAAAGAAGATATCAGAAAAAAGGAAGCTATTGTAGTTAAATACTACAAAGATAATTTTAATATAGACTTGTATGAACTACAAGAGTTAGTAGCAAAAAATGTTGATGAATTCACTAAATAA